The following are from one region of the Penaeus monodon isolate SGIC_2016 chromosome 19, NSTDA_Pmon_1, whole genome shotgun sequence genome:
- the LOC119585081 gene encoding uncharacterized protein LOC119585081 (The sequence of the model RefSeq protein was modified relative to this genomic sequence to represent the inferred CDS: added 52 bases not found in genome assembly) encodes MPGESHSDAPAAVPLQVAVQSSALPESANGHAGGDSPKALNCLECKKAATIVCGGCWQAGYCARDHQLTGWVKHRPKCRPWRIARSSVLGRHMIATRDVAAGELLLQDPPLLLGPKNITEPVCLGCYRPVDGSYVCRGCSFPMCGSDCEASEDHQVECKAVKESGVSVKVTVFGEINSMYECITPLRILSLRDSNPMVWNKLLTLESNLDKRGGTEVAAITQQTVVDIIHDRLRLEDEFDAELIQKVLGIIDTNAFEIRLPDSSIQGIYGNAAILEHNCVANTHRTFDADLNLVVRAAVPIKRGQHLTSCYTDPLTTSFTRQDHLRSSKYFTCQCDRCLDPTELKTFLSALKCSDCATKQAAEKATAKKESQPAGRGIRGARRGGVMNRVSQFQSGGRGQASGGAEGAASDEGPGPWIVAEDPTSPSSNWRCLACGHSSTDDYPSKITDVVAEEAEELENSPTVATCEAFLEKWGHLFHPDHAIFLNIKYALLHLYGSEDGYELDSLSPIDLTRKEELCRQVLKVADILLPGITRLRGSVLYELYQALFYKARALFMVGAASSEQARRLAMSAMTALKECVRVLSYEPEVQPEGQLGLEAKDEMKQLEEWIKDEGWKY; translated from the exons ATGCCGGGAGAGAGCCACTCAGACGCGCCGGCGGCGGTCCCTCTGCAGGTGGCTGTGCAGTCGTCAGCCCTTCCGGAGTCCGCGAACGGCCACGCGGGAGGCGACTCGCCAAAGGCCCTCAACTGCCTGGAGTGCAAGAAGGCAGCCACCATCGTGTGCGGCGGGTGCTGGCAGGCGGGCTACTGCGCACGCGACCACCAGCTCACAGGCTGGGTCAAGCACCGCCCGAAGTGCCGGCCCTGGCGCATCGCCCGCTCCAGCGTGCTCGGGCGCCACATGATCGCCACGAGGGACGTGGCTGCAGGGGAGCTGCTGCTTCAGGATCCGCCGCTCCTCCTGGGACCAAAGAACATCACCGAGCCCGTGTGCCTTGGGTGCTACCGGCCGGTGGACGGGTCCTACGTGTGCAGGGGCTGCTCCTTCCCGATGTGCGGCTCCGACTGCGAGGCGTCGGAGGACCATCAGGTGGAGTGCAAGGCCGTCAAGGAGTCGGGAGTCTCCGTGAAGGTCACCGTCTTCGGCGAAATCAACAGCATGTACGAGTGCATCACGCCGCTGAGGATCCTGAGCCTGCGCGACTCGAACCCGATGGTGTGGAACAAGCTGCTCACGCTCGAAAGCAACCTCGACAAGCGCGGCGGCACGGAGGTGGCGGCCATCACGCAGCAGACGGTGGTGGACATCATCCACGACAGGCTCAGACTAGAGGATGAGTTCGACGCAGAACTCATTCAGAAAGTCCTTGGCATTATTGACACGAATGCTTTTGAGATCCGACTGCCCGACTCGAGTATCCAGGGCATCTACGGCAATGCAGCCATCCTGGAGCACAACTGCGTGgccaacacacaccgcacattcGACGCCGACCTCAACCTGGTGGTGCGCGCCGCAGTGCCCATCAAGCGCGGCCAGCACCTCACATCCTGCTACACCGACCCTCTGACCACCTCCTTCACCAGACAGGACCATCTGCGCTCCTCCAAGTACTTCACATGCCAGTGCGACCGCTGCCTGGACCCGACAGAGCTCAAGACGTTCCTGTCTGCCCTCAAGTGCAGCGACTGCGCAACGAAGCAGGCGGCGGAGAAAGCGACGGCCAAGAAGGAGAGCCAGCCCGCGGGAAGGGGCATCAGGGGAGCCAGAAGGGGAGGCGTCATGAACAGGGTCAGTCAATTCCAGTCCGGGGGCCGAGGCCAGGCGAGCGGCGGAGCAGAAGGCGCTGCCAGCGACGAAGGGCCAGGACCCTGGATCGTCGCTGAGGACCCCACCTCGCCGTCGTCCAACTGGCGGTGCCTCGCCTGCGGCCACTCCAGCACCGATGACTACCCGAGCAAGATCACAGACGTCGTGGCCGAAGAGGCAGAAGAACTGGAGAATTCCCCTACAGTAGCCACGTGCGAGGCGTTCCTGGAAAAGTGGGGCCATCTCTTCCATCCAGACCACGCCATCTTCCTCAAC ATCAAGTACGCTCTGTTGCACTTGTACGGGTCAGAAGACGGTTACGAACTCGACAGCCTCTCGCCCATCGATCTCACGCGGAAGGAGGAACTGTGTCGTCAGGTTCTCAAGGTCGCTGATATCTTACTGCCAG GCATCACACGCTTAAGGGGCTCTGTACTCTACGAGCTCTATCAGGCTCTATTCTACAAAGCTCGAGCTCTCTTCATGGTGGGAGCTGCCTCCTCCGAACAGGCGCGGCGGCTGGCTATG